One window from the genome of Nicotiana tomentosiformis chromosome 5, ASM39032v3, whole genome shotgun sequence encodes:
- the LOC138892345 gene encoding uncharacterized protein — protein sequence MNYGRRVAFAQATEARKLKLRMERESSSRARSAGNLGDSFGGGRSASRGGSSGSSQSYAQSLASTPPSGHGQQQGSRFRPGQGSRGSQNQGRSGGRFQQQQRAPCPKCGRIHSEVIYLDIPVCYGCGMRGHIQRECCASRQGAGRGTAQSSNPTAVTSLAHPPARGSSAPAGRGTARVGA from the coding sequence atgaactatggaaggagggtggcatttgcccaagctacggaggctcgaaagttaaagctcaggatggaacgAGAAAGTAGTAGTAGAGCccgatcagcgggcaaccttgGGGACTCATTtggaggtgggagatcagcttctcggggaggatcatcagggtcatcccagtcttatgctcagtctttaGCTAGTACCCCGCCATCAGGGCAcggtcagcagcaggggagtcgctttaggcccggtcagggcagcagggggtcccagaatcagggccgatcaggagggagattccagcagcagcagagggccccatgccctaagtgtgggaggatacattcggAAGTCATCTACCTGGACATTCCAGTATGTTACGGATGCGGAATGAGaggccatattcagagggagtgttgTGCATCCCGTCAGGGTGCAGGCAGGGGTACAGCTCAGTCATCCAATCCAACAGCTGTCACATCTTTAGCacaccctccagctcgaggctcttCAGCACCAGCAGGGCGTGGTACAGCTAGGGTTGGTGCATAG
- the LOC138892344 gene encoding uncharacterized protein → MRSLEFIPAEERPLAMDVQALDNKLAGLDISDSSKFLSCVCSWSSLFERIKARMYEDPHLVVLKDTVQYGGAKEVNVDGLRELILEEAHSSWYAIHLGAKMMYHDLKKHYWWRRINKYIVGHVAHCLNYQQVMYEHQRLGGSL, encoded by the coding sequence ATGAGGAGTTTAGAATTTATTCCAGCTGAGGAGAGGCCtttagctatggatgttcaggcattgGACAACAAGTTGGCaggattggatatttcagattcGAGTAAATTCCTTTCTTGTGTGTGTTCATGGTCAtcattgtttgagcgcatcaaggctcgCATGTATGAAGATCCCCATTTGGTTGTCCTAAAGGATACGGTGCAGTacggtggtgctaaggaggtgaatgttgatggcttgagagagttgatacttgaggaggctcatagttcgtggtatgctattcatctaggtgctaagatgatgtaccatgatttgaagaagcattactggtggaggaggataaatAAGTACATTGTGGGGCATGTTGCACACTGTTTGAACTATCAACAAGTcatgtatgagcatcagaggctagGTGGTTCTCTTTAG